The DNA region TGCCGTGCGACACCGCGGCGCACGGCTCCGGGAGCGTGCGGTACTTGCCGGGCTGCGCCGCGGTCGGCGTCGTGGCCGATTCGCCCGGCTTCGGGTCGGTCGTGCCGTTGTCGTCGCCCGATCCACCGGTGCAGCCGGCCAGCAGCACCGCGAGGAGCGCGGCGACGCCGGGTACGTACGCCTTCCGCTGCACGGTGGGGCTCCTCTCGACGGGTCGCCGCGCTGGGCGCACGACCGGGGTGTCCTGTGGTTATTCGTTGGTTATTCAGTTGCCGCGCGAGGGCGGCTCCTGGAGACAATGTGTATCGCACGCACTGCCGTGGACGCCGGTCCGTTGTCCCAATCGTTGACCTTGGCGCCGGTTTTGCGATTTGCGACTTCTGCTTGTTTTACGGGGGAATGAGGACGATATGTCGTACGTAGAAGTGCCGGGCGCGAAGGTGCCGATCCGCATGTGGGCGGACCCGGCGTCGGTCGAGGACGTCGCGATGCAGCAGCTCCGCAACGTCTCCACGCTCCCCTGGATCAAGGGCCTGGCCGTCATGCCGGACGTCCACTTCGGCAAGGGCGCGACGGTCGGTTCCGTGATCGCCATGCAGGGGGCCGTGTGCCCCGCGGCGGTCGGGGTCGACATCGGCTGCGGGATGTCCGCGGTCAAGACGTCCCTGACGGCCAACGACCTGCCCGGGGACCTTTCCCGGCTGCGGTCGAAGGTCGAGCAGGCCATTCCGGTGGGGCGGGGGATGCATGACAGCCCGGTGGATCCTGGAGGGTTCCATGGGCTGGCCACGGCGGGGTGGGACGACTTCTGGGGGCGGTTCGACGGTGTGGCCGAAGCGGTCAAATTCCGTCAGGGGAGGGCAACGAAGCAGATGGGAACGCTCGGATCCGGAAATCACTTCGTCGAGGTGTGCACGGATACGACCGGTTCTGTTTGGTTGATGCTGCACTCCGGCTCCCGAAACATCGGCAAGGAACTGGCCGAGCACCACATAGGAATTGCCCAGAAGCTCTCGCACAACCAGGGCTTGATCGACCGCGATCTCGCTGTCTTCGTCGCGGACACCCCACAGATGGCGGCGTACCAGAACGACCTCTACTGGGCGCAGGAGTACGCCAGGTACAACCGGACGATCATGATGGCGCTCTTGAAGGACGTGGTCCGCAAGGAGTTCAAGAAGGCCCGAGTGACCTTTGAACCGGAGGTCAGCTGCCACCACAACTACGTCAACCGCGAGCGTTACGAGGGCATGGATCTGCTCGTCACGCGCAAGGGGGCCATCAGTGCCAGGGCGGGTGAGTACGGCATCATCCCGGGTTCGATGGGCACGGGTTCGTACATCGTGAAGGGCCTCGGCAACGAGAAGGCCTTCAACTCGGCCTCGCACGGGGCGGGTCGGCGTATGAGCCGTAACGCCGCCAAGCGTCGCTTCTCGACGCAGGACCTGGAGGAGCAGACGCGGGGCGTGGAGTGCCGCAAGGACTCCGGCGTCGTGGACGAGATTCCGAGCGCGTACAAGCCGATCGAGCAGGTCATCGATCAGCAGCGCGACCTCGTGGAGATCGTGGCGAAGCTGAAGCAGATTGTTTGCGTCAAGGGATGACGTGCGACAGCGGGAGAGGGTCCGGCAAGCTCCTTGTCGGACCCTCCATTCTTCCTGTGCCTGCGGTTATCCGCCCAAGCTTGGTGAGCCGAGGTCTCGCCACACGGGAACGACCGTGGCCGGTTCGAAGCGGTGTGACCCCTTAGTGCCCGGAAGGATGGTCACAGAATCGAGGAGACCGGAGAGGATTTCGCGTTTCTCACGCAGGCTTGTCCTGTTCCAGGCGGTTCGCGCGTCCACGTGCGGATGCCGCACGGATTGCTGTCCGGCCGTCCACACCTTCTGCTCGTTGACGAGTCGCTTGAGCTCGGCTTCCTCCGAAGTCAGTTGTGAGAAATACAGCGCATCACTGATTTCCTCGGCGTACCACTGTTCCTGGAGGAGCGATTTTTGTTGTCGCGCCAGTTCCAGCCGGTGCTCGCCGGGCCAGGAAGCTGTGAGGCGTGCACCGAGTGTGTCCTGTTGGTCCAGGATGTCCAAGGCGTACTGAGTGATCAGATCGTCCACCGCAGGACCTTGCCGACTTACGCGACCGCAGCCACCGTCCAGTGCGAGACGGCAGCGGTATACGTACGATTTATCGCTGGGGTGGCCGTGCATCGGCGCGTTGCACGTCTGCCCCTGTGCCGAGGGTCTCCCACATCGCACCAGTCCTGTCAGCAAGTACCTGCCGTGTTCGTGGAGGTGCCCGCCGGCCTTGTCCCATCCACCGGCGTGGCGTTTTTGGTCCAGCATGTCCGCGACGGCCTGCCACTCCTCCGGGGACACGATGGGATTCCACTGGCCGACGACGGGGTAACCGTCGGGACCACGGACCAATTCGCCGTGGAGCTTGCGGTATCCGCAGATGCGTGGATTCCGGAGGATCTGCTTGACCGTCTGCCGTTGCCACGGGTTGCCCAGTGAGCTCAAGTGGCCGGACGCGACGAAGTCGTGCGTGACAGCCGTGAGGGTCTTCCCTGCGAGGAAGCTCCACACTCCTTGCCGGACGACCTCCGATTCACTGGGATGCAGCGTGATCCTGTCGCTGTTCCACCCAAAGGGGCGACGCGATGCGACAGGCTCCCCTCGATCGGCACGGGCGCGATGATTGAGCTTTGCGCGCTGTTGCTGCTTCTTGCTCTCGGTGCGTGAGGCCGCTGCTCCGAGCAGGCCGCGTCGTGCCGCATCCTCCTTGTAGAGGTTGTACGTGCCGAGCTCATCCGCGTATGCGCGAGAGGGGTGCGCAGTGAAACACTTGAGGAAGCGCTGATACGTACGCACATTCCGGTAAAGCCGGTCGTCGGACACGCAGATCACTCCGTCGATCGGATACCCGGCCCTGGTGGCTCCGTCCTTGAGTGCTTCGAGCATTGCGTCGAAGTCGGGACGGGTGACGCCGATTTTGGAGGCTGATTTGTCGTTGTCGACATAGCGGTGAACGATGATCATGCGATGCCGGGCGGCGATGCGCGCACAGTGCCTGGCCTGGTCCTCGACGCCGTGGCCGTCTCTCCTGTGCCTGTCACAGGAGATGCGACAGTACGCGACAACCAGGAGCCAGCCGGAATCCCGGAGAGCCAGCGCTTCAGGCAGTGATGGCGCGGTACCGGGGACGCCCCGGAGTTCTGTGAGTAGAAGCTCTACTTCGGCAGGCTGAGGCCTCGCCTTTCTGCGTCGCTTGGTAGGCGCGTTTGAGCGCACGCTAGTGTCATGTTCAGCCACGGGAAGTACCTGTCTTCCTTGGTGGTCAGGCCCTCGGGTGGGACGGCAATCCCGGCCGAGGGCCGTCGTTTGATGTTGTGGCGTGAGCCTAGATCGGGCGTTCACGTCCCGTATGAGTGATCCATCCGGTTCACCTTTGTGGGTTATCCGGAGGCGGAGACGCGCGGTTGGAGTTCATACTGCCCGGATGGCTGAACTCCCGGTGCTGTCCAGCGAGTTGTTGGGTTTCCCCGCCGATGCCCGTGTTCTCATCGTCAATTGCGATGACTTCGGGATGCGGCGCGGGGTCAATGCTGCCGTTGTCGAGGCGATCGAGAGCGGGATCGCTGGTTCGTGCAGCTTGATGGTGCCCTGTGGTGGGACCGAAGAGGCCATGGGGTTGTTGCGGGAGCGGCCCGAGGTGTCGTTCGGGGTGCATCTCTCGCTGGTGTGTGAGGTGGGGGCGCGGAGTGGGCGGGGGCCCGTTGCGCCGAAGGCGGACGTGAGGTCCTTGGTTGATGAGGACGGGGAGCTCTATACGCCCGAGCGGCGTTCCGAGTTGATGGGGCGGGCTCGGATCGAGGACGTCGAGGCGGAGTTCCGGGCTCAGGTCGAGGCTGTCTTACGGGCCGGGCTGGAGCCGGCCCACCTTGACTGGCATTGTCTGCTTGACGGTGGGCGCGGCGATGTCTTCGAGCTGACCGTGGCCCTGGCGGGGGAGTACGGGCTCGCCGTGCGGGTTTGGGGGGAGGCCGGGCGGCAGCGGGTACGCGGGCTGCCCGTTGTCGACCATGACTTTCTCGACAGCTTTTCGCTGTCCCTCGACGGTAAGGCGGAGCGGTACGCGCGGCTGCTGCGGGAGCTTCCGGCCGGGCTGAGCGAGTGGGCCGTGCATCCGGGGCTGGGGGACGGGCAGTCGCGGGCCGCCGAGCCCGAGGGGTGGCGGGTTCGGCGTAGCGACTATGAGTTCCTCGTCTCGGCCGAAGCCCGTGAACTCATCGAGGAGGAAGGGATCTTCGTGATCGACTACCAGGGTGTGCGGGAGAAATGGCGTCGGGGCGATGAGTGATGGATGACGGGATTCGGTGGCTCGTCGGTCACCGGCGTTCCTGACGCCTGGGCGCGCGGCCGGCAGGGCCCGGCCTACTACGCGTGCGTGACCGCGTAGATCATCACGAATGCCACGAGGTGGATGCCGAAGAGGAAGTACGCGAGGTACCACCAAACGTAGCGTTCGTCCTTCTTCTCCTGGGCCAGGCGGCGTTGTTCCTGGTCCCGGGCGGATGGGGCCGCGGCGGGCTGTTCTTGGGCCGGGTCGTCGGCGTCCGGCATCACAGCTCCCTGTGGACCTTTGTGTTGGAGGCTTGGGCGCGGGGGCGTACGACCAGGAGGTCGATGTTGACGTGGGAGGGGCGGGTGACCGTCCACGTGATGGTGTCGGCGACGTCTTCGGCGGTCAGGGGCTCCGCGACGCCGGCGTAGACCTTCGAGGCCTTCTCCGTGTCGCCGCCGAAGCGGGTCAGGGCGAACTCGTCCGTCTTGACCATGCCGGGGGCGATCTCGATGACGCGGACCGGGGTGCCGACGATCTCCAGGCGGAGCGTCTCGGCGAGGACGTGCTCGGCGTGCTTGGCGGCCACATAGCCCGCGCCGCCCTCGTACGTGCCGTGTCCGGCGGTCGAGGAGACGACGACCACCGTGCCGTCGCCGCTCGCGGTCAGGGCGGGGAGCAGGGCCTGGGTGATGTTCAGCGTGCCGATGACGTTCGTCTCGTACATCTGGCGCCATTCGGCCGGGTCGCCGGACGCGACCGGGTCGGCCCCGAGCGCGCCGCCCGCGTTGTTGACGAGGACGCCGATCGTCTTGAAGGCGGTGGCGAACTCGTCGACGGCCGTGCGGTCCGTGATGTCCAGCGCGTACGCCGTCGCCTGGCCGCCCGCCGCGTCGATCTCCTCCGCGAGCGCCTCGATACGGTCCTTGCGGCGGGCGGTGAGGACGACGCGGTAGCCCGCGGCCGCCAGCTGCCTGGCCGTCGCGGCACCTATCCCGCTGCTCGCGCCGGTGACGACGGCGATGCGGGAGGCGGCGGAGGGCGCGGCGGATGCGGCGGCGGTCATGGGCTGCTCCTCGGGGGAGGGTGCGGGCGCGGCCGCGGTGCGGGGCCGCTGCTCGCTCGTACGGTCGATTGCTTCACCGGCCAGGATAGGCGCGCGGGGTGTACGGCCCCGTCGGGCGTCTCACCTGATGGGCGGCGCCTGTCGTGCGGCCCAGGTGGCATACATCCGTTGACGTTCGAGGTCAGACGTTCGAGGTCAGACGTATGAGCTCGTCGTACGGAGACACACGGGTCGACGCGGAGGACATGACACATGCGGATTCTTTGTGGGCTGGGTGCGGCTGTCGTGGTGGCCGTGGCCTCTCCGGCCGCCACTGCGGCTGCGACTGTTGCGGCGGCACCGGAGGCCGTGGCGCCCGAGGCCGATCTCGCCTATCACGGGCATCTCTCGATGACCGGCGGACGCGTGGACCTGCGGATGACCCCGCAGAACCACGGGCCTTCCGGTGTCGTCGAGGCGACCGTGCGGCTGCGGTGGTCGGTGCCGCTCGCGGACGAGCAGGGGCTGCCGGCCGGGTGTGCGCGGACGGAGGTGCGGACGGTGATGTGCCGGACGGGTGCGCTGCCGGCGGACGGGTGGGGAGAGACGATCACCATGGCCGTACGGCTGAGGGGGGCGCCCTCGGAGGTGTCGCTGGGCATCGACACGGTGTGGGGCGGCGGTGCGGTGGATCGCAACCATCACAACGACCGGCAGGAGGTGCTGGTGCTGGACACCGGGGACACGTACGTCTTCTAGGGGTGGCGCGCATGCACCGGGGGTGGCGACGGTCACGACTCCGACGTGTCGTAGCGCTCCCGTGCCACGTTGACCTCCTCGACGTGCAGCTCCGCCCAGTTCTTCACGGCGGTGAGCAGGCAGCTGAGTTCCTGAGTATCGCGTCGTACCCGACCCGCGCCTGGTCGCTCCGCTGGGGAGGGTGGGGTTCGGGGGCGGGTGGTGCTGGTGCCTTGAGTGCCGGTGCCGTGAGTGTTTTGGAGGGGGAGGGGGAGGTTGTGGTTTGACTGCGGGGCGGTGGGGGCTGGTCGCGCAGTTCCCCGCGCCCCTACGGGGCCCGGTGGGGCCGCGTATGTCACGGCACCGTGTCCCTGATCCGGCTGGGCCGGTGCGGATTCTGCGGTGCGGTGCGGTGCGGCGGGCGTGGCTACGACGGCTGCGCCCCGCCCGCGTACGCCGTCGGGGGTACCCCCACCGTCGCTGTGAAGTCGCGGATCAGGTGGGCCTGGTCCGCGTAGCCGAGGTCTGCCGCGAGGGTGGCCCAGTCGGTGGACGGGGTGGACTCGGCGTGCTCCAGGGCCTCGTGGATGCGGTAGCGGAGGATGATCCACTTGGGGCCCACGCCGACGTAGGTGGAGAAGAGGCGCTGCATCGCTCGTACGGTCATGCCCTGGGCGTGGGCGAAGTCGGCGACGCGGCGGATCGTGCGGTCGGTCCGGATGGTGTCGACCAGGGCCATCGCCAGGTCGGCGCGGGGGTCGGGGGCCGGGGCGAGGCCGAGCAGGAACGTGTCGAGCGCGGCCACTCGGGCGGTCTCGTCGGGCGGGGTGAGCACGGCGTCGAGGGCGTCCCGGGCCGCGGGGAGGACCTCCGTCAGGGGCAGGCGCTTTCCCGTCCAGTCGGACACCGGGTGCCGCGGCGCGAAGGGGTGGAAGGCGCCCGGCCGGAACTTGATGCCGCACACCCGGCCCCGCCCCTCCAGTTTCTGTGTGAAGAGCCCGAGCTGGATGCCCGCGAACTCCACGAAGGGGTCCTGGCCCTCGAGCTGCTGGAAGACGACGTGGACCGCGGGGTGCGGGACCACATGGGAGACGTACGGCTCGGGGAGGTCCCAGTCGATCAGCCAGTAGTGCTCCACGTGACGACGCAGGGGCTCGGCGGGCTCCGGGCGGCGGAAGTCCACATGCGCGAAGAGCTCCGCGGCGTCGACGATGCCTCTCGTGTCGCGGTCGGTGTCGCGGCTGGTGTCATGGTTTGCGTCACGGCGTGGGGCGGCCATATCGGGATGGTAGGACGGGGCACTGACAACGGCGCGGGGCGCGTGTCCGCGGGCCGGCGTACCGGCGTTGTCCAGGCTTGCGTACCGAGGCTGCGCGGGCTTGCGTACCGGGCTTGCGCGGGCTTGCCTACCGAGGTTGCGGGGGCCCGGGCGTCGGGGTCGCCCGGGCACCGGGATGCCCGGGTACCCGGGGTGTCGGAGGCTGGGAATAGCCCGGCGGGGTCCATCGTTGGCGGGTATAGTTGAATCGTAAACAACCTGTGGAGGATGAGGCAGCCATGCAGTTCGGGATCTTCAGCGTCGGTGACGTCACGCCGGACCCCACCACGGGCCGGGCGCCGTCCGAGCACGAGCGGATCAAGGCCATGGTCGCCATCGCGCAGAAGGCCGAGGAGGTCGGGCTCGACGTCTTCGCGACCGGTGAGCACCACAACCCGCCGTTCGTGCCGTCGTCGCCGACCACCATGCTCGGCTGGATCGCCGCGCGCACCGAGAACCTCATCCTCTCCACCTCCACCACCCTCATCACCACCAACGACCCGGTGAAGATCGCCGAGGACTTCGCGATGCTCCAGCACCTGGCGGACGGGCGCGTGGACCTGATGATGGGGCGCGGCAACACCGGGCCGGTCTACCCCTGGTTCGGGCAGGACATCAGGCAGGGCATCAACCTCGCCGTCGAGAACTACGCGTTGCTGTACCGGCTGTGGCGCGAGGACGTCGTCGACTGGGAGGGCAAGTTCCGTACGCCGCTGCAGTCGTTCACGTCGACGCCCCGGCCGCTGGACGGTGTGCCGCCGTTCGTCTGGCACGGCTCGATCCGCTCGCCGGAGATCGCGGAGCAGGCCGCGTACTACGGTGACGGGTTCTTCCACAACAACATCTTCTGGCCGGCCGACCACACCAAGCGGATGGTCGAGCTGTACCGGTCGCGGTACGCGCACTACGGGCACGGCACGGCCGAGCAGGCGATCGTCGGGCTCGGCGGCCAGGTGTTCATGCGCAGGAACTCGCAGGACGCGGTGCGGGAGTTCCGGCCCTACTTCGACAACGCGCCGGTGTACGGGCACGGGCCGTCGCTCGAGGACTTCACCGAGCAGACTCCGCTGACGGTCGGCTCGCCGGAGCAGGTGATCGAGAAGACGCTGGGCTTCCGGGAGTACGCGGGTGACTACCAGCGTCAGTTGTTCCTCGTGGACCATGCCGGGCTGCCGCTGAAGTCCGTGCTGGAGCAGATCGACATGCTGGGCGAGGAGGTCGTGCCCGTGCTGCGCGAGGAGTTCGCGAAGCGACGTCCGGCCGGGGTGCCGGAGGCGCCTACGCATGCGGCGAGGGTCGCTGCCGCGGCCGACACCGCCGCCGGCAAGGAGGTGGCGTCGTCATGAAGCTCGTCGTCGTCTCCGCGGGACTGAGTGTTCCGTCGTCCACGCGGCTGCTTGGTGACCGGCTGGCCAACGCGACCGCCGAGCGCACCTCGGCGGACGTCCAGGTGGTGGAGCTGCGTGATCTCGCAGTCGAGATCGCGCACAACTTCACCACCGGCTTTCCGGGGACCGCGCTGGGTGCCGCCCTGGACGCGGTGGCGTCGGCGGACGGGCTGATCGTCGTCACGCCGGTGTTCTCCGCGTCGTACAGCGGTCTGTTCAAGTCCTTCTTCGACGTGCTGGACCCGGACGCGCTCACCGGGAAGCCCGTGCTGGTCGCGGCGACCGGGGGTTCGGCTCGTCATTCGCTGGTCCTGGAGCACGCGTTGCGGCCGCTGTTCGCGTATCTGCGGGCCGTGGTCGTGCCCACCGGGGTGTACGCGGCTTCGGAGGACTGGGGGGCCGAGGGGCTCGTTGAGCGGATCGACCGGGCCGCGGGGGAGTTGGCGGGGCTGATGAACGGCCTGGCGGCCGGGCGGTCCGGGTCGGTGCCGGTTTCGGTGCCGACGCAGGGCGGGGTGGAGCTCGTGCGTGGCGGTGGGTTCGAGGTGGTTCCGTTCGAGCAGCAGCTCGCCGCGTTGCGACCGGAGTAGCGAGCGGGGCTCGGGGTGTTGCCGCACCGGCCGGCCGGGGTGCTGGGGGCGTCCTCCGGCCGGCCGGGCGGGTTTTTGGGGACCGCGGGTTCTCTTCGGCCTTCAGCAAGAGCCGCAGATGTCAGGACTCCCCCTACGAGCCGCCCGCCGTGCGAAAGCGGGCGGCTCGTCGCATCGGCCCGGGAAGCCGGGCGGGCCGGTGCGGGAGCCGGGCGGTCCTGGGGGACTGGGAACCCATGTGGGCCGCCCGGCGTACTGGGTGTGACGCCCTCGGAGACCCGGGCGTCACGGTCCTGTGGGTCTCGTGCTGTTGATGGCTGGGGGCCGGCCGTTCGTCGGGCGGCGGAAGCGGCGTGACTGGCGGCGGGCCCAGCCCACGGCGCGGACCCGGCCCCGGGTCCAGGCGCGGCGGGTGCGGGTGGCCCTGAGTTCCGTGAACAGGGCCTCGTAGCGGTCGACGATCGGGCCGGCGTCGTAGCGGTGGGAGCTTCGCAGGGCCGCCTCGCCCATCGCCTGCCGCAGGGGCTCGTCCGTGATCAGGTCGAGCATCGCCTCTGCGAGGGAGCGGGCGTCGCCCACGGGGACGAGCCTGCCGTCGACGCCGTCCGTGATGATCTCGGCGGGGCCGAGCGGGCAGTCCGTGCTGATCACCGGCACCCCGCAGCGCATCGCCTCGACCAGGGTCATCCCGAACGACTCCGCGTCCGAGGCCGAGACCACCATCGCCGACTTGGCGAACTCCGCCTCGATCGGCGTACGCGGACCCATGAGGCGGGCGTGCCCGGCCAGGCCCAAGCCGTCGATCAGGTGCTGGAGGTGTTCCCGCTCGGGACCGCCGCCGAAGATCCGCAACTGCCAGTCGGGTTCCTTCGAGGCGACCGCGGAGAAGGCCTCGATCAGCAGGTCGAAGCGTTTGCCGCGGACAAGACGGCCGGCCGCGGTGATCACCTTCGTCGTGTCGTCCCGGGTGAGGCCGTGCGGCGCGGGCACCATGTTCGGCACCGCGGCGACCCGTACCCCCGGCAGCGGCATCCGCTGCCGGTACACCTCCGCGTCCGCCTCCGTCGTCGTCACCACCGCGTCGAGCGAGCGGTAGGCACGGGCCAGGACACCCCGCAGCCGCTTGCTGTGCGAGTCGTGCCGCAGATGCTCCTGGGCGATGCGCAGCGCCCTGCGCGGGGCGAACCGGGCCACGTACACGTTGATGCCGGGCCGCGTGCCGATCACCACGTCCGCGTCGCAGTCCGCCAGATGGTCGCGGGCGCGCAGGTCGGTGAGCCGCGTGTACTGCTCGTAGCGTTTGTCGGAGGCGGGGAAGTCGACGGCCGGCTGGGCGTAGGACGGGTCCGTGAGGTCCTGGCTGCCGTCCCGCTCGTCCACCAGCGGGACGATGGTGATCCGTGGGTCGACGGTGAACCTCGGCTCGTCCCGGTGCCGCCTCATCGACACGATCTCCACGTCGTGCCGCCCGGCGAGCGCCGCCGCGAGGTTGAGTGTGGTGCGGACGGTCCCCCCGATGGCGTACGCGTTGTGCAGAAGGAACACGATCCTCATGCGTTCGGTGGTCTCCCTACGTTTCATGCGGTGCGCTGCCTCCCCGTTGCGGCGCTCGCCCCCGGCATCGGGGACACAGTGGCGGGGCGAGGTAAGCCACTGGTCCCGGCAGGGTGAGAGCCGGGTAAGAGGCCCGGCCGTACCCCTCTCCAGCAGGTAGTACGTACCGCAGGGCTTGGCAGACTGGTCCCGTGCCCCAGAATCTGCTGCTCGCCGAGGACGACCGCGCGATCCGCCATGCCCTGGAGCGGGCCCTGACCCTGGAGGGATACGCGGTCACGGCGGTCGCCGACGGCGTCGAGGCGCTCGCGCAGGCCCACCGCACCCCACCCGACGTGCTCGTTCTCGATGTGATGATGCCGGGCATCGACGGCCTCCAGGTCTGTCGCGTCCTGCGTGCAGAGGGCAATCGCACCCCCATCCTCATGCTCACCGCACTCGTCGAGACCGCAGACCGCATCGCAGGTCTGGACGCCGGCGCCGACGACTACGTGGTAAAGCCGTTCGACGTCGAGGAGGTCTTCGCCCGGCTCCGGGCCCTGCTCCGGCGTACGGGCGCCCCCGTCGACGTACCCAGTGAACCGCCGCGCATGCCCGACGGCCAGATCGCCGCAGCGGGTCTGCGCATCGATCCGCAGGCGCGTCGCGTGTGGCGGGGCCCGCACGAGGTCGAACTCACCCGCACCGAGTTCGACCTGCTGGAACTGCTCGTCCGCAACGCGGGCATCGTCCTCGACCACACCACCATCTACGACCGCATCTGGGGCTACGACTTCGGTCCCGGCTCCAAGAACCTCGCCGTGTACGTCGGCTACCTGCGGCGCAAGCTCGACGAGCCGGGCGCGCCCTCCCTGATCCACACGGTGCGCGGTGTGGGGTACGTGCTGAGGGAGGACTGAGTGCGCTCCGGCGGCGCGCGCCTGAGGCGGTGGGTGGCCCGGGCCCGGCTGTCCTCGCTGCGCACCACGTTCACGGTGTCGTTCGCGGCCGTGGCGGCCGCCGTCACCGTCCTCGTCGGGTTCCTGTCGTACGACGCCGCCGCCCGGCTCGTACGCGTCGACCAGCAGACCGTGTTCGAGGGTGTCGTGCAGGACCTGCTGGACGAGGTGCGCCACAGTGCCCTGACCCCCGCCGACTTCGCCACCGCCGACGCCGACGGCGGCCCGCGCGACGAACTGATCAGGCCGAGCGGCACGGTCGTGCAGGTGCTTGGACCGGACGCGGCGGTCGTCGACCGGGGCCATCCGCCGCTGCCCGTCGGCGCCGACGACAAGCGGATCGCCGCCGCGCGGCCCGCCGGCCAGTTGGTGGAACACCGTGACGTCGACGTCGGCGACGGCATGTACCGGGTGGCCACCGTCTCGCTCGGCGACGGGCGGGGCGCGGTGCAGATCGCGCAGGAGTTCAGCGACACCGAGGACCTGCTGCGCGAACTCCAGCAGCGGACCGTGCTGCTGGTGGGCGCCGTCGTGATCGCCGCCGGTCTGTTCGGCTGGTGGCTGGCCCGGCGCATCACCTCGCGGCTCGTCCGGCTCGCCGGGGCCGCGGAGGACGTGGCCCGGACCGGGCGGCTCGGCATCCAGGTGCCGGTCGCCGGCTACGACGAGGTGGCTCGGCTCGGCCGCTCCTTCGACCGCATGCTGGGCCGCCTGGCCCAGTCCGAGGAGGACCAGCGGCGCCTCGTCCAGGACGCGGGCCATGAACTCCGTACGCCGCTGACCTCGTTGCGCACCAACATCTCGATGCTCCGCCGGATCGACGAACTCCCGCCCGCCGCCCGCGGGGAACTGGTCGCCGACCTCGCCCAGGAGTCCCGCGAACTCACCGACCTGGTCAACGAGTTGGTGGACCTCGCGGCCGGCCAGTCGGACCGGGAGCCGCTCCAGCGGGTGGCCCTCGCCGACATCGCCGAGGACGTGGCGGTGGCGG from Streptomyces sp. NBC_00258 includes:
- a CDS encoding glycosyltransferase family 4 protein, whose amino-acid sequence is MRIVFLLHNAYAIGGTVRTTLNLAAALAGRHDVEIVSMRRHRDEPRFTVDPRITIVPLVDERDGSQDLTDPSYAQPAVDFPASDKRYEQYTRLTDLRARDHLADCDADVVIGTRPGINVYVARFAPRRALRIAQEHLRHDSHSKRLRGVLARAYRSLDAVVTTTEADAEVYRQRMPLPGVRVAAVPNMVPAPHGLTRDDTTKVITAAGRLVRGKRFDLLIEAFSAVASKEPDWQLRIFGGGPEREHLQHLIDGLGLAGHARLMGPRTPIEAEFAKSAMVVSASDAESFGMTLVEAMRCGVPVISTDCPLGPAEIITDGVDGRLVPVGDARSLAEAMLDLITDEPLRQAMGEAALRSSHRYDAGPIVDRYEALFTELRATRTRRAWTRGRVRAVGWARRQSRRFRRPTNGRPPAINSTRPTGP
- a CDS encoding response regulator transcription factor, which codes for MPQNLLLAEDDRAIRHALERALTLEGYAVTAVADGVEALAQAHRTPPDVLVLDVMMPGIDGLQVCRVLRAEGNRTPILMLTALVETADRIAGLDAGADDYVVKPFDVEEVFARLRALLRRTGAPVDVPSEPPRMPDGQIAAAGLRIDPQARRVWRGPHEVELTRTEFDLLELLVRNAGIVLDHTTIYDRIWGYDFGPGSKNLAVYVGYLRRKLDEPGAPSLIHTVRGVGYVLRED
- a CDS encoding HAMP domain-containing sensor histidine kinase: MRSGGARLRRWVARARLSSLRTTFTVSFAAVAAAVTVLVGFLSYDAAARLVRVDQQTVFEGVVQDLLDEVRHSALTPADFATADADGGPRDELIRPSGTVVQVLGPDAAVVDRGHPPLPVGADDKRIAAARPAGQLVEHRDVDVGDGMYRVATVSLGDGRGAVQIAQEFSDTEDLLRELQQRTVLLVGAVVIAAGLFGWWLARRITSRLVRLAGAAEDVARTGRLGIQVPVAGYDEVARLGRSFDRMLGRLAQSEEDQRRLVQDAGHELRTPLTSLRTNISMLRRIDELPPAARGELVADLAQESRELTDLVNELVDLAAGQSDREPLQRVALADIAEDVAVAARRRTGRAVTVRVSGDTVVDGRPGALQRALSNLVDNAAKFDRGGSEPIDIVVTGTGTGTGAGMPVGTGAGAGTAAAVRVEVLDRGTGIAEEDLERVFDRFYRAPDARSLPGSGLGLSIVREVAAAHGGDPFARRREGGGSAIGFTVSGGSGGGEG